The stretch of DNA tagaacaagtAAATAGGCGTGACCCAATtgcacaagaagtatacaaattatgcataaaataacatatatgttTATTCCCTTCATCGTGGCTTTTATCCATGGGTTCATTTTCACCTTTACGAAAGTTCTTGTCTGATAAGTTCTTTGCTTTTAATTATTCTCTTTTCATATGAATAGATTAGTGGTGAGTCAGAGGCTGTGAAGAAAGCTCTGTTTGCAGTTTCTGCAATTATGTACAAGTTCGCTCCTAGAGAAGAGATTCCTCTTGAGACTTCAGTATCGGAAGCTCCTCCAAGCATTATCATCCCATCAGATGTCCCTATTTATCCACCAGGTGGACTATATCCAAGTGTGGATCCTATTGTCGCTCCTAGATCTGTTCCTTCAATTGTAGGTGCTACAAATGTGCAGGATCTCCACGGTTATGCAGATACAGGGAATACATGGCCTCTTTATTCATCTGCCCTTCCTGTGGTGTCTGGGTTCACCAGTGCTTCACAATCACAATCGGAGGAGTTAATTATAAGAGTATTGTGTCCTTTTGACAAGATTGGGCGTGTGATTGGCAAAGGAGGGGGTACCATTAAAAGCATAAGACAGGCTTGTGGTGCTCGTATTGAGGTCGACGATACCAAGTATGATTGTGATGAGTGTGTCATAATGATTACTTCAACAGAGGTACAGTTCTGCTCTATGGCCTTTccgttttgttttattattttttgaaagtcTATAGTTCTtgtgaattttatgttttttttattgtcaaatTACATCCAATTCACCCTGGCAATTTGCAGTATAGTGTTATTTATCTGCTAATACTTGTTAACTTCTTACTTTTTCCATTGTTTGGCAGTCACCTGATGATCTGAAATCTATGGCGGTTGAAGCTGTTTTATTGCTGCAAGGGAAGATCAATGATGAAGATGATAACACTGTTACTGTTAGACTACTTCTTCCATCTAGGGTCATTGGATGCATCATTGGAAAAAGTGGCTCAATTATAAATGAGATCCGTAAGAGAACTAAAGCTGATGTCCGTATCTCGAAAAGTGACAAGCCTAATTGTGCTGCTGTAAATGATGAACTTGTTGAGGTTTGTTTTATAGATCTTTTCTGGGCTATGTTTGACTACTTCTTCTGGATATGCGATATATGATATAGAAATTGTTCCTCAAGGTGCTTGGAGAAGTTGGCAGTGTTAGAGATGCACTTATCCAGATTGTTTTAAGGCTCCGTGATGATGTCCTGAAAGATGGAGATGGTGGTCATAACCCTGCTTTTGGTGCAGATTCTCTATTCTCTGCTGGCTCTAGTCTTTCGGTTTCATCTGTCTTGCCTTCTGTTGCCCCAGTCGCCCCTTTTGGACATGATTGGAGGGTTGAGAGTGGAAGTGGCTTCAGCATGCTTTCTTCAAGCAGCCTCTATGGATATGGTTCTTTGTCGGTGTGTTGATGccgtttgttttatttttctcatttcacCCTTGACTATagctttcatcattttttttataagtcatcATCCGCATCAGCATGACTTATGTTCATCATTGTTATTGCTAGTATTGATGAAGCTTGCAATTTTCTTGGTGCTAATCTAGGAGTTTAAGATCAATCACTTTCTGTGAAAGAGTGATTGGTATAAGATATTTCGAGAATGACATGTATCGTTTTGACAGATGACTCGCTTTAATCACTTTGTTGCTCTTCTCAACAGTTAGCGATACGTCTCCTGTGATATGGCACCTGTCTGTGCAAGGGAGTAGATGGGCTCTTTCTTCTCTGTTAAAAAAGCAGCAGTCTTATTTTTCTTGTCCAAATATTAAATGTGTAGTTGTTTTCTTGACCAAATATTAAATGCATATTTGTCTATCTTTTTTGTCTGATTGAAATGAGCCACTGGTGATTTAATAGTTCCTAAATCCTGACCTCCCTCTTCTCCCTTGTTGCAAAGGTTGGAAAGCTCTACCTTGTTCTGTATTTGATAGAAGCTTTTGTTGCCAAACTCTTGTCATATTCATCACCGTAGccattttagatattttaggTGGCTGTAAAATTGCTATGGCAGTACAAGACCAATAGCATATTAACATGTGTTTCTAGTGACAGCCCTATCCAAATAAATGCCTTTGGCTTATACTCTTTTTTgccattattattttaaactggTTTTTTCTTGCAtaatgtctttatttttttcaatttagttatttggaaatgatgtttgatctaaaattaaaaagttctCGTGTTCTGTTAAATAGTCTCAATgcattttatatgaaaatttgtcaATTGGTTGGACACCTCCCTTTCCCAAGGGAGGTCATTGGTTCGAAACACACCCATTCGACTTTTCAATTGAATTAatttcacctataaaaaaaaactctgtaGCTTTGATTGAGGTTTATTTCTGATTCAATTAAgtcatcaaatttcttcttaCTGTTTTTGTTAGCAttcatttttacttttctttctttttggtaGATGGGCGACAATGGCTACGGATCCATGCCCACATATTCATCCAAGCTATATGGAGGGTtggtatattatttttatgagatctgGTCTTGAAGATTTTTCCTTCAGCTTTAATACATTCTATATGGCTCTGCTTTTTAACTCCGTGACCCTATGCAGGTTGCCTCCCACTTCCACACTTGAGATTTTGGTCCCTGCTAATGCAGTGGGTAAGGTAATGGGTAAAGGAGGGGCCAATCTTGGCAATATGCGGAAGGTTGGTTTGACTTACTACAaagatattctttttttttttcacaagtacTACAAAGATATTCTTATTGTTGGTAAAGCATATTTGGAATCAAGATAAACAACTCTGAAGTATTCTTGTCAATGTCCAtatacatgaattttttttaaacttgatATGCCATGTAAAATGCCATATTCATCTCATGCTTGGCCCTTCCCAGTGTGTCcctaaattaaaatactttatCAAGTTGATTTCAGAATTGGTATGGAAACAgaacttcattttcattttctttttaataataatattaaatatgtatatataagttgATGGGAAGAAGAGTAACAGCATAGTCATGACACCAAGTTATTGGAAATAAGGGCATAGACATTATTGTTAAAACCCTTGGGGGGCATTTGTTTCAGgacatattttaagattttttattagtatattttaagattattgATAATCGCATTAGGATTTTTGTGTATTACATTGTTTTGTTGCAAATGGAATATAGTTGCTTTTGCAGATTACCAAACTctagttaaataaaatgtagGCGAGATTGCATTGCTAGTCTTTCAGATTTCCAGGGCATTAGTCATTGTTTGTAATGGGGACAGCTTTCATAACTTGCTTGTATCCATCACTAATGCTTATTAGTGGTTATTAGGTGTATTctgtgtatacttcctgtgtacttggactattgccttttactatcaataaagttttacttttactctttaaaaaaaagatttccagGTATTATATTTCCAGGAATCTGGATGCTGTGGGGCATATTGAATTCCCCAAATCAAACACCACCTTATATTTTCTCTGACTCTTTGTACCCGTGATGCTGTTACTGGTGTCATATTTGCTATGCCATGTCAATATCGTAAATTTCATTGGAGATGCTGGATTGTGTCAGAGATACTTGTCTCAGTTATGGTTTTGGAgaccatttttcttatatatataaattgttatTACATGAAATAAATGGGACACCAAATGTAAATAAACAGATGCCTTTATACTTTGATGTACTTTGATGTTTTCCTGTTTgctgttttgatttgttttcaattcatttatttGATGCGGAACGTTACATATAGCTCATTAATCTATTCAACAATTTGTGGGACTGGTTAACATTCTAACTCCTTGTTTTCCCTCCAGATATCTGGTGCAATGATAGAGATTTCTGATTCCAAAACTTCCCGGGGTGATCGAATAGCCCATATAACAGGCACACCTGAACAGAAGCGTGCAGCTGAAAACTTGATTCAGGCATTTATAATGGCCACCTGAGTTTTGAAGATGCTTCTAGATAGAAGGTGAATAGTTAAAATTCTTGGATTTTTCTCCCTCATGGTTCCTCTCCTTAGTTCCTTTAGGTTTGGTTCTGAAGAGGGCTTCTTTTCTAGGCTTCTTTAACTGGGATACTCCTGTTCTCCCACAGCAGTGCCTACCGAGTTTGTGTGGGAACATTCACTGCAGGCTTTATATTTCATGATATAGTTTTCTTCTCTGCCGCTTCATCTATTCTCCTTCAGCAGTATCTTAGAACAAGTAGGATCGTTCGTTCCTTTCATGTTATTTTGCCTGGCGATGTCTTTAAGAATGTGGAGTTCATCTTATTTCCAAGGCTTTCATACTCTATAAAGTTGATGTTCATGTCAGAAAATAGTTTCAGCAATGATCATAATTGTCAAACTTTTAATATATGTgctatttttctggaaattcgTCCTCACTCTCAGATTCTGCTAGAAATATCTTTTCTATCAACGAGGGAAGTGCAGTGCGGTCAGTGATGATATCTTCTTTCAATGCACTCCTTGGTTTTCATGTTTTAATGCTTTGGGAAGAGAAGGGAAATCATCTTCTCATATTGATGAGCTCTCCCTCTATGCATCACTTCTATCTTGTGACATCCTAGATATAAGAggttttttctaaacttttttttttttttttttataaggaatcTTTATCAAGAAGGGCAAAAGGTGCCAACtctagtacacaggaagtatttGAGGGAGACACCTATTGGAGCATTCCAAAGGAAAAAGGTATtcttaaatgatgttttgagcTCCTCCAGCGTCCATTCATGGTCCTCAAAGATTCTAGCATTCCTTtccttccaaatacaccaaatgAGGCGAGTAGGAACCATCTTTCAGTAGCATTCCTTtccttccaaatacaccaaatgAGGCAAGTAGGAACCATTTTTCACATTGCTGTGATTTCCGGGCCGTACCCTTTCCAGGAATAAAAGAGATCCAAAATTCTTCTAGGTTTGGCCCAAGCCAATCCAATCCGATTGAAGAAGTTCCTCCATAGAGCACTTGTATTCTCACAATGACAAAGATGATCAATGGACTCTCCACTCGTACATATGTAGCATCAATCAATCACAGTGGTGTGTCTTTTCCATAGATTATCTGTGGTGAGAATCTTCCCTAGAGACGTTGTACTAGCAAAGAACAGTTTTCAAGGGGGCATTTGTCCatcaaatactcttccaaagAAATGGGTCGTCAACACGAGGAATAAGGATATTATAGAAACAACAAACATTGAACATCCCTCTTTTGATAGGACCTAAAAATCTTATCCTCATCTCCTCTTCTCAATCTAGTGGaacaaacatattaaaaaaatatcgtaTACctgggcttttgcctattcttatgatcaatacaatttttttcaaaagcattTGCCTCCCAATCTTGAGCCACTATGATGAATCTTATATTCCACTAGGGAGAATTACTTATAATCTCCAAATTGTCCGCTCGAATGGCATCCTTGGCACAAGCAACAGTGTACACATCTAGCATAACTTCTTTGAGGGCCAAGTCGTTACGCTACAATTCATGCCAGATTATGAACGCATTGTATCCATGTCTGGAAAATCTAATATGGTTAGAAAACTTTCTCCAACATTTCATTATAATCTTCCATAATCCCATCACATGAGACCCTTGGACCTCATTAGAACACAACCCACCCCACAAGCTTCCATATTTAGAATCTACTAGTCGggcaatggtttttttttccaaactaaATCATGGAAGACATTTCAaagtagagaaatattttagccacaaaggATTGTGCAAAggtaaacttacaaattgacgtggctTGATGTAGTACATTAGAttttaaagttacttttattttaaagtcttaacatatcacatgaatgtacatcagtttgtgagtttacttttgtaaaatatatttgtggtttgttttttataagtaataatattatgtatatatatcaataggagtaactaAGTACACtagacgtatacaagaaaaacacctagcccatacaagaaagcccataatgacccaaaagcccatgaaaacCTATCCGAAAACCACCAAACCCGAATTGGAAAACTATCATTACACCTCCCCAATCCCATCCCCTAGATTCCTTAAAACTAATCCTCAACCCGAACATCACAAAGCCCTCCCTTTACccttccctcgacttgagctaccttCTTTAGTATCATAGTTGATTGCCATATTTTTGGGGTTGTAGCACTTCTgttcaaattattatataatcttGGGCTTCCCTGGATACCTTGTTACATACATTGCAGTGcattttttaataggtaaaagtaactttattaatgagaatGAAATAGGCGTTACCCAAGTATACAGGGCAAAGGAAAACAACTAATTACATTCGAGGAaccagaaaaagaaacaagaaaatcatgagaACTACTTCCATCGAGTACCAACAACAAacaaccaaagcaataaagtggacacaaaaagatttcaaagTTCCTCCAAAGTGCACATCCTATCTTCAAAACATTTATCATTCCTTTCAAGCCAAATACGCCATATaagacacaaaggaatcattcttCAAATTGTAGCCACCCACCACCCTCCAAGGTATTTCCCATGCAATTCGCTCGATATAGTAAAAATCTCATCGCAAATCGCCCTAGCCATCTCACAAGGCAATAATAAATGATCCACAGAttcaccattcttcttacacatgtagcaccaatccatgaTAGTAAGACTACGCTTTCTCAAATTGTCCATAGTCAAGATCTTTCCAAGagaggtagtttttttttttatacttactTTCCAAGAGAGGTAGTTCAAATGAAGAAAGTGACTATAGAGTTCTTGACTATTATGGGATTTCAAGACCTTATGAAAAGATCAAACAATTTTTGCTCCCATTAGGCCCCCAAAGCATCCTATCTACCTCAAAACTGTCAATACTTACAGCATGTAAGGAACtgaaaaacttagaaaaaagCACCAATTTTCCAACCATGGGCAGCTCTAGTAAAATGAACATTCCACTGATAAGAACCATTGTTGTTGACCAAAAGGTCCAACATCTAGGCCTCCTTATTAGAAGCAAGACAAAAAAGGAAGGGAACCCCATCTTTAAAGCGAGATCACCACACCAAATGTTGTgccaaaatctaacaaaataGATATGACTGGCAACACTCTCCCAACCCTTGCCAATGTTCTTCCATAAACCCACTCCATACGCACTCCTCACctccttagagcaccaaccccccTATTTCTTCCATATTTGAAGTCAATAACCTCCCTTTAAAGAGAATCCCATTCCAGGTTGCGCCAAGGAGATCCACTATCATCCCTCTTATTTGTTATTGTCATGGAGGCATTAAGTAGAGTGTTGTTGACTTCAGTGGAGGGTGGCTTTTTCCCAGGTTATTCAGTGCGGGATACTAACCATGGCGTTACCATTATATCGCATCATTTGGTTGTAGATGATACACGgttattttgtgaggcaaatcCAATCCAAGCCATCTTCAATCTTTAAAGGCTATtctgctgtgttttgaagcagtatccgagttaaaaataaatctctcaaAAAGGGAGATGGTTGTTGTGGGTAAAGTGCGTAATGTCAGGGGGCTGGCTAATATATTGGGATGTGCGGTCTCTTCATTGCTTATGAAGTACCTTGGCCTACCGTTGGGAGCATCATTCAAAGCTAAGACTATTTGGGATGGGATGTTAGAGAAAATAGAGCGTAGGTTGGCTGGGTGGAAAACGGgtgtatttgtctaaagggggtTGAATTACATTGATAAAGAGTACCCTTTCCAACCTTCCCACCTATTTCTTGTCATTATTTCCTCTTCCCGCTAGTGTTGCCTTGCGAATTGAGAAGCTTCAATGAGATTTTTTGTGGGGTGGACTTGGAGATGAGTCTAAGTTCTATTTAGTTGGGTGGGACAAGGTGTGCTCTCCCTTGAGGGGTGGTGGATTGGGGGTTCGTAATGTGAGGGCCTTCAATAAGGCTCTTCTCAGGAAGTAGCTATGGAGATATAATTATGAGAGGGAAGCCTTATGGAAGATGGTGATTGATAGTAAGTATGAGAGTATAAgggggggttggtgctctaatAAAGTTAGGGGGGGCGTACGGGGTGGGGTTATGGAAGCATATTCGGAAAGACTGTGTATGGGGGATGGCCATAGAATcaatttttggcatgatgtttgaGTTGGAGATATGGCTCGTAAGGATGTCTACTCTGCtattttcagaattgcaagGAAACAAGATGCCATGGTGGCTGAGTTGAGGGATATTAATAATGGGGCGCAGCAATGGAATGTTAATTTTATTCGGGAGGCCCATGACTGGGAAGTAGGAGTCATGGTGGAGTTCTTTAACTTGTTGTACAACATTAGTCTCGCTGTCACAGTGGAGGATAAACTGGAGTGGCGGCCTTCCAGGAAAGGCAATTTTCTGTACGCTCCTTTTATGACTCTTATTGCCCAAGGTAGGAATCActtccttggaagaacatttggcaGAGTAAAGCACCTACAAAGGCTGCTTTTTTTGCTTGGATAACAGCTTTAGGGAAGATATTGACTGTTGATAACTTCAGAAAACGTGGGCTTATCATCAtcgactggtgttgtatgtgcagaaaCAGTGGTGAAACAGTAGATCAtctactacattgtgagtttgTAAGGGCCATATGGAATTGTTTTTCAGCAAAGTGGGattagcatgggttatgccagGAATGGTGGTTgaactactagctagctagagaggGATCATGAGGACACCACGGATTACAATTGTGTGGAGGATGACTcccatttgtattttttggtataTCTGGATATAAAGAAATGATAGGAATTTCATGGATCATGAGCACTCCATGGAAGAGTTTAAGAGTTTCttctggaagactttatttatatgggccattgctttagatttaaATAGTCTCagtttccatgatttccttgtaaccatttctagttcctaaataggtgtaatcacatgtataccgcctgtgtacttgggctatgtctatctttatatcaatgaaatatcttcttacttataaaaaaaaaggaatcccATTCCAGGTGGTgcctccacaaccatttcccaagaagaGCTTTAATAAAAATCCTCAAATTGCAAACCCTCAAAACCTCCCCGTTAAAAGTTGGAGAGGAAACATTGTTCCAACTGACCAGATGGAACTTGGCCTCCTCCCCAACCCTTCCTCGTGTCACATTTCTGGCAATTCAGCATATGCCCTGGATATGACCAGCCCATAGGTTGTATCTTTCACTTCTTATTTACTATTGATTCAAGCGACGAGAACACAATTATTAGTATTTGTGGTTGCACTCTTTATTCCTGTAGAGAAAATTCTTTAATTATCCTTGGCCTTGACTAGAGAAAGAGATGTTTAGTTTAAGTGGCTATAGGTTTTCATCCAAACCAATCTGTTATACGTGATTGTCACTGCCCCAGTTGGCCGAGAAATTTTTGGTATCTCAGGTATGGCCAAAGATTCAGTATTAGGTATaacttagggtacgtttggtaaatgagatgagatgagaaagtttcaaaacttctcacaatttcctttccaaacatcactcaaatacaaaacacttttcaatttcaaatatttaactttcatctatttggtatctaatcattacaatttttacaaactttaaaacaaaacacaaaaatcaatacaactttttccaaATGAGTAGTGCTAtatgtatttacaattttaaagaCCTAGtttatcagttttctttttaaattcaatttttgaattccaaattttataatcttcaacatatcaatagcTTACACGTCAGCACATATTGTTATGTATGTAAAAATTGCAAGTacaaatagcattttccttttcaaatttcaaaacaagaataatatcaAACCagttctctctccttttccaaaataatattaaaccatttctctcatttcccaaccTTTTCTCACTCATTtccaaaaattcaataaaacatcttaattcaaactatttaactactattcacaaaattctgagATACTTAAAGTGGCCAAACGAGTCCTTAGTCCTTGAATTGAGCCATAACAGTATCTTTACATTGACAAGAAAACTTGGCATTACCTCAAAGTTTTTTCTTGTGTTCTTTATAATGGCAATCAGCTTACGTTTTGTTGAGATATTGATTTCTTGTAGTTTATCTGGCTCTCTTATTGATCCTATCGTGCTATTcaaatttatgtaattaatcCTGTATAGTAGCATTCATTGTTGTTGATGCTGCCTTTCAACCACAGTTCCTCCTCAAATTTGCGTAATTGTTCTGTTGGAACTATTGTGTCCAACATTTAATTCTCTGTGCGAAAGAGTGAATTGCAACAATGTGCATGCCATGCTGGGACTTTCTGCTTTCTGCTGTAGATCTATTTAGATGACCTTGTTTCCAAAATGAGACTCTCTTGAATATCGGCAGCGATAGAGATGTTCTTTTCTGtaagaaaatttgagaatttcAAGCAAGCAAGGAGATGAGAAGCTTATAGATAGGAACACTTCCTTGAATGATAGGACAGTTGACAAATCCTGCTGAAAACCATCGTTTTTGCTTCCATCTGTATGACGAAATGTTTACTATAGGGTCCCTTGCCAATCTTGattatctgaaaatatataCTCTCTACATTCTCATCTCTATTCATTCCAAAGATATCATCAGTGTTGATGATCAGAGAACCAACGAAGCTGGTGTTGTGTTTTGGTAATCGTTGAGGATATAGTTCTATTATTTGTATTCAGCAGCGGTGGCAGCACAATGTACCATTTGTTTTATGGCAAGTGTATCTTAACAATATATTCCTACCGATTTCATGAATGCTGGTGAAAATGTGGCAAGGTCTGTCACAATTGTAGGTGTGAAATGCTGGTAGTGGGGTTGGAATATACATGTACTTTGCTTGTAAATATTGTTGTTAAACATTAGATTCCAAGAAACAAAGTTCCAACTTGCATTGAATATGCTTTCTGCTTTGACATTTGAGCTTCTTTCTTTCCATGTTTGTCTCGATTCAAGTTCATAAGGTACTGGACATTACAGTTGGGAAGGGGAGAAGATGAAAGAGTATGTCGTGGTTTATAATTGATAAGAGTGAGTAATTGAGGTAACACATGAAAGGGTATTATTTTCGTTTAGGAGCGGGGCTCATTGATGTGAGCATGAGATGCTGCGATCTCCTTGGAATCTCCTTGGAAACAGAGGAAATTAGAGATAGTAGTAGAGTCCTCCATTTAACaactatcaattttttaaattatcccaagaataaaaaaatcagaaagatTAAAGTAATATAGTTTGTACACTAATTTTCTAGAATTCATTGTGATCAAGCATTTTTCGTAGTTTTATATTG from Juglans regia cultivar Chandler chromosome 4, Walnut 2.0, whole genome shotgun sequence encodes:
- the LOC108990177 gene encoding KH domain-containing protein At4g18375-like isoform X1; amino-acid sequence: MGETGKRSQSQRDHGGDNKNQKRRVNDHGGDNKNQKRQVNDHGGDNMKQKRWLNDKDDRGTDKLVVYRILCPDGVIGSVIGKSGKVINSIRQETRAKVKVVDPYPGAKDRVITIYSYVKEKEEVVVDDEFSDREPLCAAQDALLKVHAAIANAVATVGDSDNKRKDEEGCQILVPSSQSANIIGKAGATIKKLRSKTRTNIKVMAKDATDPTNSCAMDFDNFVLISGESEAVKKALFAVSAIMYKFAPREEIPLETSVSEAPPSIIIPSDVPIYPPGGLYPSVDPIVAPRSVPSIVGATNVQDLHGYADTGNTWPLYSSALPVVSGFTSASQSQSEELIIRVLCPFDKIGRVIGKGGGTIKSIRQACGARIEVDDTKYDCDECVIMITSTESPDDLKSMAVEAVLLLQGKINDEDDNTVTVRLLLPSRVIGCIIGKSGSIINEIRKRTKADVRISKSDKPNCAAVNDELVEVLGEVGSVRDALIQIVLRLRDDVLKDGDGGHNPAFGADSLFSAGSSLSVSSVLPSVAPVAPFGHDWRVESGSGFSMLSSSSLYGYGSLSMGDNGYGSMPTYSSKLYGGLPPTSTLEILVPANAVGKVMGKGGANLGNMRKISGAMIEISDSKTSRGDRIAHITGTPEQKRAAENLIQAFIMAT
- the LOC108990177 gene encoding KH domain-containing protein At4g18375-like isoform X2; translation: MGETGKRSQSQRDHGGDNKNQKRRVNDHGGDNKNQKRWLNDKDDRGTDKLVVYRILCPDGVIGSVIGKSGKVINSIRQETRAKVKVVDPYPGAKDRVITIYSYVKEKEEVVVDDEFSDREPLCAAQDALLKVHAAIANAVATVGDSDNKRKDEEGCQILVPSSQSANIIGKAGATIKKLRSKTRTNIKVMAKDATDPTNSCAMDFDNFVLISGESEAVKKALFAVSAIMYKFAPREEIPLETSVSEAPPSIIIPSDVPIYPPGGLYPSVDPIVAPRSVPSIVGATNVQDLHGYADTGNTWPLYSSALPVVSGFTSASQSQSEELIIRVLCPFDKIGRVIGKGGGTIKSIRQACGARIEVDDTKYDCDECVIMITSTESPDDLKSMAVEAVLLLQGKINDEDDNTVTVRLLLPSRVIGCIIGKSGSIINEIRKRTKADVRISKSDKPNCAAVNDELVEVLGEVGSVRDALIQIVLRLRDDVLKDGDGGHNPAFGADSLFSAGSSLSVSSVLPSVAPVAPFGHDWRVESGSGFSMLSSSSLYGYGSLSMGDNGYGSMPTYSSKLYGGLPPTSTLEILVPANAVGKVMGKGGANLGNMRKISGAMIEISDSKTSRGDRIAHITGTPEQKRAAENLIQAFIMAT